The following are from one region of the Roseobacter fucihabitans genome:
- a CDS encoding CaiB/BaiF CoA-transferase family protein, with protein sequence MSGPLASLSVVEFSGLGPAPLAGQLLVDMGARVITIDRASAPADPTDINRRGKHSVALNLKSSEGRDAAKSLIAKADILIEGFRPGVMERLGLGPLDCDDHLIYGRMTGWGQEGALAQTAGHDINYLAMTGALHAIGPAGHPPVAPLNLVADYGGGAMFLIFGLLSALVERGISGKGQVVDAAMCDGVPAMMGLLHSLQAQGTWRPEREANWLDGGAPFYRCYECADGKSISVGALEPQFFAQLVEKAGLPHPGPTAQNDRARWATDREEFARVFKTKTRDAWVALFEGSDACVAPVLDFREAPLHPRNVERGGFYQDQNVPQASPAPRFSRSAPSRPTSPKPIGADTEAILSDLGYDAAEIARMRATGALT encoded by the coding sequence ATGAGTGGTCCGCTTGCATCGCTGAGCGTTGTGGAGTTTTCCGGGCTGGGGCCGGCACCTCTGGCTGGGCAGCTTCTTGTGGATATGGGCGCTCGTGTGATCACAATCGACCGCGCCTCCGCCCCCGCCGATCCCACGGATATTAACCGACGGGGCAAACACAGCGTCGCGCTTAATCTGAAATCTTCTGAGGGGCGGGACGCGGCCAAGAGTTTGATCGCAAAGGCCGATATCCTCATTGAAGGGTTTCGCCCCGGTGTGATGGAACGTCTGGGTCTTGGCCCGCTAGATTGTGATGATCATTTGATCTATGGGCGCATGACCGGCTGGGGGCAGGAGGGGGCCTTGGCGCAGACGGCCGGACACGACATTAATTACCTTGCGATGACCGGTGCGTTGCACGCCATCGGTCCGGCGGGTCATCCCCCCGTCGCGCCGCTCAATCTGGTCGCGGATTATGGCGGTGGGGCAATGTTTCTGATCTTCGGGCTGCTCTCTGCACTTGTTGAACGCGGTATTTCCGGCAAGGGTCAGGTGGTGGATGCGGCCATGTGCGATGGTGTACCTGCTATGATGGGGTTGCTGCATTCTTTGCAAGCACAGGGAACATGGCGCCCGGAACGAGAGGCCAATTGGCTCGATGGAGGTGCCCCGTTTTATCGGTGTTATGAATGCGCAGATGGGAAATCTATTTCCGTCGGAGCGCTGGAGCCACAGTTTTTTGCACAGCTTGTTGAAAAGGCTGGGTTGCCTCATCCCGGTCCAACGGCGCAGAATGATCGCGCCAGATGGGCCACGGACCGTGAGGAATTTGCCAGAGTTTTCAAGACAAAAACGCGCGATGCCTGGGTGGCACTGTTTGAGGGAAGCGACGCCTGTGTCGCGCCGGTTCTGGATTTTAGGGAGGCCCCGTTGCACCCCCGAAACGTAGAGCGGGGCGGTTTTTACCAAGACCAAAACGTCCCGCAGGCAAGCCCCGCCCCGCGCTTTAGTCGCAGCGCGCCGTCACGCCCAACATCGCCCAAGCCAATTGGCGCAGATACCGAGGCGATTTTGAGCGATTTGGGCTATGATGCGGCAGAAATCGCCCGCATGCGCGCGACTGGCGCCCTCACGTGA
- a CDS encoding ABC transporter substrate-binding protein, whose translation MLRSVQLAAFLVAVAPTLGAEEFKWAETTDPQTMDPHAVNSAPVLGFLNNVYEGLVRRGKDMSIEPALATSWEPIGAGEGWRFTLRQGVTFHDGSAFDAQDVLFSYERAADEAADTRSWFAPVSDVRVVDDYTVDILTTAPNPIFPDSIANWMILDSGWAEANNALRPDKDNGNYATLNTNGTGAFKVVAREPGLRTVLEPFDAWWDTVEHNITRAELTPIQNSATAVAALLSGDVDFINPVPIQDTARLASNDGVKVIQGIEARVIMLGFPHEAATLKYSVEMQDKNPFADVRVREAVAHAVNVPAILQTIMRGNAEDVSQLVSPAMRGFSPALAARPAYDTDTARGLLAEAGHAEGFSMGLKCPNDRYLNDEAVCQAVTGMLAQVGIKATLDAMPVQNYWTELRADNFDMYLLGWSPGTFDAEHPIRFLASTPNEEKKLGSWNFGGYSNARIDELLPMIQSEIDDKERQAMLDESAKILQDEVAYVPLYVQPLVWGTQANIDLTQRPDNFFILRWVTVN comes from the coding sequence ATGCTCCGCTCTGTTCAACTGGCCGCTTTTCTCGTTGCAGTTGCTCCGACGCTGGGCGCGGAAGAGTTCAAATGGGCCGAAACGACAGACCCCCAGACGATGGACCCGCATGCCGTCAACTCCGCGCCCGTGCTCGGGTTTTTGAACAACGTCTATGAGGGGTTGGTGCGGCGCGGCAAGGACATGAGCATTGAGCCTGCCCTTGCCACATCCTGGGAACCGATTGGCGCTGGCGAGGGCTGGCGATTTACCCTGCGCCAAGGCGTGACCTTCCACGATGGCAGCGCATTTGACGCGCAGGACGTTCTGTTTTCCTATGAGCGCGCCGCTGATGAGGCCGCTGACACGCGCAGTTGGTTCGCGCCTGTCTCCGACGTTCGGGTGGTGGATGATTACACCGTCGATATCCTGACCACTGCTCCTAACCCGATTTTCCCCGACAGCATTGCCAATTGGATGATCCTGGATTCCGGCTGGGCCGAAGCCAATAACGCCCTGCGTCCCGACAAGGACAACGGCAATTACGCCACGCTCAATACCAATGGCACTGGCGCGTTCAAGGTGGTGGCGCGCGAACCCGGTCTGCGCACCGTTTTGGAACCGTTTGACGCATGGTGGGACACGGTCGAGCATAATATCACCCGCGCCGAACTGACCCCGATCCAGAATTCCGCAACGGCCGTGGCGGCCTTGCTTTCAGGCGATGTCGATTTCATCAATCCGGTGCCCATCCAGGACACGGCGCGGCTTGCGTCAAATGACGGTGTGAAGGTGATCCAAGGCATCGAGGCGCGCGTGATCATGCTGGGGTTTCCCCATGAGGCGGCGACGCTGAAATACTCGGTCGAAATGCAAGACAAGAACCCTTTCGCGGATGTGAGGGTGCGCGAGGCCGTGGCCCATGCGGTTAACGTGCCTGCGATCCTGCAAACCATCATGCGCGGTAATGCCGAAGACGTCAGCCAATTGGTCAGCCCCGCGATGCGCGGTTTCAGCCCGGCGCTGGCGGCGCGTCCCGCATATGATACTGACACGGCACGGGGGCTGTTGGCGGAGGCCGGACATGCGGAGGGTTTTTCGATGGGCCTCAAATGCCCCAACGATCGTTATCTGAATGATGAGGCCGTGTGTCAGGCGGTCACGGGCATGCTGGCACAGGTCGGGATCAAGGCGACACTTGATGCCATGCCGGTACAGAACTATTGGACGGAACTGCGCGCGGATAATTTTGACATGTACCTGCTTGGCTGGTCTCCAGGGACCTTTGACGCCGAACACCCGATCCGCTTCCTGGCCAGCACACCGAATGAAGAAAAGAAGTTGGGTTCATGGAATTTCGGTGGATATTCCAACGCCCGCATTGATGAATTATTGCCGATGATCCAGTCAGAAATCGACGATAAGGAACGACAGGCCATGCTGGATGAAAGCGCCAAGATCCTTCAGGATGAGGTCGCCTACGTGCCGCTTTACGTGCAGCCGCTGGTCTGGGGAACACAGGCGAATATCGATCTGACACAGCGTCCGGACAACTTCTTTATCCTGCGTTGGGTGACCGTCAATTGA
- a CDS encoding DUF1217 domain-containing protein has translation MTFVPTVFGSGVAGYAFLQRTREQQQSLFEQNPLTTRETTQFAERMKDVQTSDELLEDRTLLKVALGAFGLDEDLGNIAFLKRILDSDLEDDRSLANRLADKRYLAFAETFNFAGEGGARLLEAQSADELTVSMQGLQSADDLLADRGLLRASLEKFGLEGNISNTYFLKQVLESDLSDENSFANRMPDSRLVDFAETFNFFQKEQDRSRLDDIVDVFSGTFDDVTTTEQLLAEPEMLEEALAIFDLDDVYTADFLTDVLQSDLNDDASFANTLEDERFALFAAAFNFNTPVLDDLGDPVVDTAGDPVFKQGTLEAFVNAAVENDNLLDTPEQVLDAEALLQASRDLYGIPSTLSSKQVVERVLTSDPEDPNSAVNVLTAEPYSALFNLFNFKEPVTTRTYPEGFVEQVTRNYLDRQFEIQVGERDPAMRVALSLERELTQLAEGGSSNDSKWFSIMASPPLRQAFEGALRLPSSFGSIDVDQQLSILKDRSETFFGTNEVDQFLEPDRLDNLRQTYLLSSSAQGFETASSANIASLILSNF, from the coding sequence GTGACTTTTGTTCCAACAGTTTTCGGGTCCGGCGTTGCAGGCTATGCGTTTTTGCAGCGAACGCGCGAGCAACAACAAAGCCTCTTTGAGCAAAACCCTCTGACGACGCGTGAAACAACGCAATTCGCAGAGCGCATGAAAGACGTTCAGACCTCCGACGAACTCCTGGAAGACCGAACCCTGTTGAAAGTCGCGCTGGGAGCCTTCGGTCTGGATGAAGATCTCGGCAACATCGCCTTCCTAAAAAGAATTCTCGATTCCGACCTCGAAGACGACAGGTCGTTGGCAAACCGTCTGGCGGACAAAAGATATCTTGCCTTTGCCGAAACCTTTAACTTTGCAGGTGAAGGCGGTGCGCGCCTGCTGGAGGCCCAGAGCGCTGATGAATTGACAGTGAGTATGCAGGGACTCCAGAGTGCAGATGATCTGTTGGCTGACAGGGGTTTGTTGCGCGCCTCACTTGAGAAGTTCGGCCTGGAAGGGAATATATCCAATACCTATTTTCTCAAGCAGGTATTGGAATCGGACCTGTCGGACGAGAATTCATTCGCAAATAGAATGCCTGATTCAAGACTTGTTGATTTTGCAGAAACCTTCAATTTCTTTCAGAAGGAACAAGACCGGAGCCGGCTGGATGACATCGTTGATGTTTTTTCCGGCACTTTCGATGACGTCACGACAACAGAACAACTGCTTGCAGAACCCGAAATGCTTGAGGAAGCGCTCGCAATATTCGATTTGGACGACGTCTATACTGCAGATTTTTTGACGGATGTCTTGCAGTCGGATCTGAATGATGATGCATCCTTTGCCAATACCTTGGAGGATGAGCGGTTTGCCTTGTTCGCCGCCGCGTTCAACTTCAATACGCCTGTGCTGGACGACCTCGGTGATCCTGTTGTCGATACGGCAGGCGATCCTGTGTTCAAACAAGGAACGTTGGAGGCATTTGTTAACGCCGCAGTGGAAAATGACAATCTGCTCGATACCCCGGAACAGGTTCTGGATGCTGAAGCGCTATTGCAAGCGTCTAGAGACCTGTACGGAATTCCGAGTACACTTTCTTCTAAACAGGTCGTCGAGAGAGTGTTGACCTCCGACCCTGAAGACCCAAACTCTGCAGTGAATGTTCTTACTGCCGAACCATATTCGGCGCTGTTCAATCTCTTCAACTTCAAAGAGCCTGTAACGACACGGACTTATCCCGAGGGATTTGTCGAACAGGTCACGCGGAACTATCTTGACAGGCAATTTGAGATCCAAGTGGGTGAACGTGACCCCGCGATGCGAGTGGCTCTTTCACTCGAACGCGAGTTGACCCAATTAGCCGAGGGGGGGTCCAGCAACGATAGCAAATGGTTTTCGATCATGGCCTCACCACCGTTGCGACAAGCCTTTGAAGGCGCACTCCGATTGCCATCCAGTTTCGGCAGTATTGATGTGGATCAACAACTTTCGATATTAAAAGACAGATCAGAAACGTTTTTTGGCACCAATGAAGTTGATCAATTCCTTGAGCCCGATAGGCTGGACAACCTGAGACAAACCTATCTGTTGTCCAGCAGTGCGCAAGGGTTTGAAACCGCATCCAGTGCAAATATCGCTTCGCTCATTTTGTCCAATTTCTGA
- a CDS encoding ABC transporter ATP-binding protein: MALVDVRNLTRIFDVSKPWLNRVVERREKAYLTAVSDVSFQIEERSVYALVGESGSGKSTIGKMLVGLLGPSKGSVEIRGTDLAREKDAAKVDAVRRDIQMIFQDPFASLNPRWRVRDVIVEPVAARGGNTDGMAERLLEQVGLSARDAGKFPHEFSGGQRQRICIARALASEPKLIVCDEPTSALDVSVQAQVLNLMSDLKDEFGLTYLFISHDLTVVQHMADRIGVLYLGRLVEEAGPDALFDDPKHPYTQMLLAAAPQLGQFGREVPPPTGEIPDPINPPTGCAYHPRCPLAADICSQTRPEMRDIRGACVACHMAE, translated from the coding sequence ATGGCGCTTGTGGATGTTCGCAATCTGACCCGTATTTTTGACGTCTCTAAACCCTGGCTCAACCGGGTAGTGGAGCGGCGCGAGAAGGCCTATCTTACTGCCGTTTCCGACGTCAGTTTCCAGATCGAAGAGCGCAGCGTTTACGCGCTGGTCGGGGAAAGTGGTTCGGGAAAATCAACCATCGGCAAAATGCTCGTTGGTCTGCTCGGCCCGTCAAAGGGGTCGGTTGAGATACGCGGCACGGATCTCGCGCGCGAAAAGGATGCCGCCAAGGTCGACGCCGTCCGGCGCGACATCCAGATGATCTTTCAGGACCCGTTTGCCTCGCTCAATCCGCGTTGGCGGGTGCGCGATGTGATTGTTGAACCCGTGGCCGCGCGCGGTGGCAATACCGATGGGATGGCCGAACGCCTGTTGGAACAGGTCGGGTTATCCGCGCGCGATGCGGGCAAGTTCCCGCATGAATTTTCCGGGGGGCAACGCCAACGTATTTGCATTGCGCGCGCGCTGGCCTCTGAGCCGAAACTGATTGTCTGTGATGAACCGACCTCAGCACTTGATGTATCGGTTCAGGCGCAGGTTTTGAACCTGATGAGCGATCTGAAGGATGAATTTGGCCTAACCTATCTGTTCATCAGCCATGATCTGACCGTGGTGCAGCATATGGCGGATAGGATCGGTGTGCTTTATCTCGGCCGTCTGGTTGAGGAGGCGGGTCCGGATGCGCTGTTTGATGATCCCAAACACCCCTACACGCAGATGTTGCTGGCCGCCGCACCGCAATTGGGACAGTTCGGGCGCGAAGTCCCCCCGCCGACCGGTGAAATCCCCGACCCGATCAATCCGCCGACAGGGTGCGCCTATCATCCACGTTGCCCCTTGGCGGCTGATATATGCAGCCAGACCCGCCCCGAAATGCGCGATATTCGCGGCGCATGCGTGGCCTGTCATATGGCCGAATGA
- a CDS encoding ABC transporter permease: protein MADISQNTPVKPEERSRLRVALDSDFAYQFKKSPVAIVSATMVLIMMLCAVFAPLIAPYNPFDPGSLNLMNGFSAPMEPNAFTGETFWLGTDDQGRDVFSTILYGMRISLFVGAAAVLFAMVLGVTLGLLAGYLGGWVETIIMRVADVQLTFPAILVAMLIFGVAKGITPVEYRDQMAIWVLIIAIGLSDWVQFARVVRGATLVEKNKEYVQAARLIGRGSGAIMLRHILPNVLSPVLVIATISLALAIIAEATLSFLGVGAPPTQPSLGTLIRIGQGFLFSGEWWILLFPAATLLALALSVNLLGDWLRDALNPRLR from the coding sequence ATGGCTGACATTTCCCAAAATACGCCCGTCAAACCAGAGGAACGCTCGCGCCTGCGCGTCGCACTCGACAGCGATTTCGCCTATCAGTTCAAGAAGTCCCCCGTCGCGATCGTCTCCGCAACGATGGTTTTGATCATGATGCTCTGCGCGGTTTTTGCCCCGCTGATTGCACCCTATAACCCGTTTGATCCCGGCTCGCTGAACCTGATGAACGGGTTTTCCGCCCCGATGGAACCCAACGCGTTTACCGGTGAAACCTTCTGGCTCGGGACCGACGATCAGGGGCGCGATGTGTTTTCCACGATCCTCTATGGCATGCGGATTTCGCTTTTTGTGGGGGCGGCCGCGGTGCTGTTTGCGATGGTTCTCGGCGTGACGCTTGGGCTGCTCGCGGGCTATCTTGGCGGCTGGGTCGAGACGATCATCATGCGCGTGGCTGACGTGCAATTGACCTTCCCGGCGATCCTTGTGGCGATGCTGATCTTTGGCGTCGCCAAGGGTATCACCCCCGTAGAATACCGCGATCAGATGGCAATCTGGGTGCTGATCATCGCGATTGGTCTCAGCGATTGGGTGCAGTTTGCCCGCGTGGTGCGCGGTGCGACACTGGTGGAGAAGAACAAGGAATACGTGCAGGCCGCCCGTTTGATCGGGCGCGGTTCGGGCGCGATCATGCTGCGTCATATCCTGCCCAATGTGCTTAGTCCCGTGTTGGTCATTGCGACGATTTCGCTGGCTTTGGCGATCATCGCCGAAGCCACGCTCAGCTTCCTCGGCGTCGGCGCACCGCCCACGCAACCCTCCCTTGGGACGCTTATCCGCATCGGGCAGGGGTTCCTGTTCTCGGGTGAATGGTGGATTTTGCTCTTCCCTGCCGCAACACTGCTGGCACTGGCGCTATCGGTGAACCTGCTGGGTGATTGGTTGCGCGACGCGCTGAACCCGAGGTTGCGGTGA
- a CDS encoding ABC transporter ATP-binding protein: MTDTILSIRDLTVEIPTRHGILRPVNGVSYDIAEGEVLGVVGESGAGKSMAGNAVIGLLSPPAHIAQGEIWVRGTRVDHLKGEDMRRLRGKEIGMVFQDPLTSLNPLLRIGDQLTETMLAHLDISRREAENRAVAALEEVGIPGARERVGSYPHEFSGGMRQRVVIALALCAEPSLIIADEPTTALDVSVQAQIIALLKKLCRERGTAVMLITHDMGVIAEAADRVAVMYAGQLAELGAVRDVLTTPYHPYTDGLMGSTPLASRGKDRLHQIPGAMPQLDALPEGCAFHPRCPRAQDRCRSAPGPRIEDGTGRAACWFPMEREAVA; encoded by the coding sequence ATGACAGACACCATCCTCTCCATCCGCGATCTGACGGTCGAAATCCCGACGCGCCACGGCATTTTACGACCCGTCAATGGCGTCAGTTATGACATCGCTGAAGGCGAAGTGCTGGGCGTGGTGGGCGAGTCCGGTGCGGGGAAATCCATGGCCGGAAACGCGGTAATTGGCCTGCTCAGCCCGCCTGCCCATATCGCCCAGGGTGAAATATGGGTGCGGGGGACGCGCGTTGACCATCTGAAGGGCGAAGACATGCGGCGTCTGCGCGGCAAGGAAATCGGCATGGTGTTTCAGGACCCGCTCACCTCGCTCAACCCGCTGCTCAGGATCGGCGATCAACTCACCGAAACCATGCTGGCGCACCTTGATATCTCGCGCCGGGAGGCCGAAAACCGCGCCGTCGCCGCACTGGAGGAGGTGGGCATCCCCGGCGCCCGTGAACGCGTAGGCAGTTACCCGCATGAGTTTTCCGGGGGCATGCGCCAACGGGTGGTGATCGCGCTGGCGCTCTGTGCAGAACCCTCGCTGATCATCGCGGATGAACCGACCACGGCGCTCGATGTATCCGTGCAGGCTCAGATCATTGCGCTGTTGAAAAAGCTTTGCCGCGAGCGTGGCACGGCGGTGATGCTGATCACCCACGACATGGGTGTGATTGCCGAGGCCGCCGACCGGGTGGCGGTGATGTATGCGGGACAATTGGCCGAGCTTGGAGCGGTGCGCGATGTGCTGACCACGCCGTATCATCCCTATACCGACGGTCTGATGGGCTCGACCCCGCTAGCCTCGCGCGGCAAGGATCGCTTGCATCAAATTCCGGGCGCGATGCCGCAATTGGACGCGCTACCGGAGGGCTGCGCTTTTCATCCACGCTGTCCGCGCGCACAGGATCGATGTCGCAGCGCGCCGGGTCCGCGCATTGAGGATGGAACAGGGCGCGCCGCCTGCTGGTTCCCGATGGAACGGGAGGCGGTGGCCTGA
- a CDS encoding DUF6950 family protein, which translates to MGSAAMMRALNAYLDSVRDRPFAWGDHDCLTFTNTCFHKLHGEGWADDWLGAYMKDGNTLSWCCGKKVRGVCLLGLFACLLENIQGIYPGR; encoded by the coding sequence ATGGGGTCGGCAGCCATGATGCGCGCCTTGAACGCGTATCTTGATAGCGTGAGAGATAGGCCCTTCGCATGGGGTGATCACGATTGCCTGACCTTCACGAACACATGTTTTCACAAGCTTCACGGCGAAGGATGGGCCGATGATTGGCTTGGCGCTTACATGAAGGACGGTAACACACTAAGCTGGTGTTGCGGCAAGAAAGTTCGTGGCGTTTGCTTGCTTGGTTTATTTGCCTGCTTGTTAGAGAACATTCAAGGAATATACCCTGGGCGCTAG
- a CDS encoding ABC transporter permease, producing MLAYVIQRVFQSAIVLLVVGLVAFSMFRFVGDPVDNMLGQERTQADIERLRTQLGLDQPFPVQYYKFLKGAAQGNFGVSYRQGRPVSDILVERAPATLELAAVSGFLAISIGIALGVFTAIRRNGVAANTIMSVSLIGVSLPTFLIGILLIYLFSVELGWLPSFGRGDTVQIGWWTTGFLTESGLKALILPSITLGLYQMTLIMRLVRSEMLEVLRQDYIRFARARGLRDRAVNFRHALKNTLVPVITVTGLQLGSIIAFAIITETVFQWPGVGLLFINAIQFVDIPVMAAYLMLISVMFVGINLLVDLLYFAIDPRLRADRTAAH from the coding sequence ATGCTAGCCTATGTCATCCAACGTGTATTCCAATCTGCCATTGTGCTGCTTGTCGTGGGGCTTGTGGCCTTTTCCATGTTTCGCTTTGTTGGTGACCCGGTGGACAACATGCTGGGGCAGGAACGCACGCAGGCAGATATCGAACGGTTGCGCACACAGCTTGGCCTCGATCAGCCGTTTCCGGTGCAATATTACAAGTTCCTCAAAGGGGCCGCGCAGGGGAACTTCGGGGTCAGCTACCGCCAGGGCCGCCCGGTTTCCGACATTTTGGTGGAACGCGCACCGGCAACGCTGGAACTGGCCGCCGTCTCGGGATTTCTAGCGATCAGCATTGGCATTGCGCTCGGGGTTTTCACCGCGATCCGGCGTAATGGCGTTGCGGCCAATACCATCATGTCCGTCTCCTTGATTGGGGTGTCCTTACCCACCTTCCTGATCGGGATTCTCCTGATTTATCTGTTTTCTGTCGAACTTGGGTGGCTACCCAGCTTCGGGCGCGGCGACACCGTCCAGATCGGATGGTGGACAACCGGATTCCTGACGGAAAGCGGGCTCAAGGCGTTGATATTACCCTCCATCACCCTCGGGCTCTATCAAATGACCCTGATCATGCGTCTGGTCCGGTCCGAGATGCTCGAAGTCCTGCGGCAGGATTACATCCGTTTCGCGCGCGCGCGGGGCTTGCGGGATCGTGCGGTGAATTTCCGCCATGCGCTGAAAAACACATTGGTGCCGGTGATCACGGTGACCGGTTTGCAGCTCGGTTCGATCATCGCTTTTGCGATCATCACTGAAACCGTGTTCCAATGGCCGGGCGTGGGTCTGTTGTTCATTAACGCGATCCAATTCGTGGATATCCCCGTGATGGCCGCGTATCTGATGCTGATTTCAGTGATGTTTGTGGGTATTAACCTGCTGGTGGATCTTCTTTATTTTGCAATTGATCCGCGGTTGCGCGCGGATAGAACGGCGGCGCACTGA
- a CDS encoding ABC transporter substrate-binding protein, with amino-acid sequence MKFTTSLLSVAVLLSSTALASAETLRWARAGDSLTLDPHAQNEGPTSALAHQIMEPLVMRDHSGAIVPALATAWEPSEEDPNVWVFTLREGVTFHDGAAFDSSDVKFSLERAMTEDSDYKELLASVSEVRAPDAYTIEIVTDGPNPIMPNNLTNMFIMDKEWAEANNATKVQDYEGGEDTFAAKNANGTGPYKLVSREPDVKTVLSLNETYWGADEFPLEVSEIIYTPIQNAATRVAALLSGEVDFIQDVPVQDLERVASTDGLDVRTAPQNRVIFFGMNSGDADLKNDNVEGANPLADVRVREAMSLAINRDAIKQVVMRGQSAPAGMIAPPFVNGWDAEMDASSVTDLDRAKTLMADSGYGDGFSIQLDCPNDRYINDEAICQASVGMLAQIGITVNLDAKPKAQHFPLLSNLETDFYMLGWGVPTYDSEYVFNFLVHGRDDKYGSWNATRYTNDDLNAKIQSLASNTDLDARDSDIAEIWQVVQDEKIYIPIHHQVLNWGMKSGVDTVVEAEDSPKIKYFKMN; translated from the coding sequence ATGAAATTTACCACCTCATTGCTATCTGTTGCGGTCCTGCTGTCCAGCACCGCCTTGGCCAGCGCCGAAACGCTGCGTTGGGCGCGTGCGGGCGATTCATTGACATTGGATCCACATGCGCAAAACGAAGGGCCGACCTCCGCTTTGGCGCATCAGATTATGGAACCGCTGGTCATGCGCGATCATTCCGGTGCCATCGTTCCGGCACTGGCCACGGCATGGGAGCCGTCTGAAGAGGACCCGAATGTTTGGGTCTTTACGCTGCGCGAAGGGGTGACCTTCCATGATGGTGCGGCCTTTGACAGTTCAGATGTCAAATTCAGCCTCGAACGCGCCATGACCGAGGATTCAGATTACAAAGAGCTGCTGGCCTCCGTCTCCGAAGTGCGCGCGCCTGACGCTTATACCATCGAAATCGTGACCGACGGTCCGAACCCGATCATGCCCAACAACCTGACCAATATGTTCATCATGGACAAGGAATGGGCAGAGGCAAATAACGCCACCAAAGTGCAGGATTACGAGGGCGGTGAAGATACGTTTGCCGCGAAAAATGCAAATGGTACAGGTCCTTACAAGCTGGTCAGCCGCGAGCCGGATGTAAAGACCGTGTTGAGCCTGAATGAAACCTATTGGGGTGCGGATGAATTCCCGCTCGAGGTGAGCGAAATCATTTACACGCCGATCCAGAATGCCGCGACCCGTGTTGCAGCGCTTTTGTCGGGCGAGGTTGATTTCATTCAGGACGTGCCGGTGCAGGACCTTGAGCGCGTCGCAAGCACCGATGGGCTGGACGTGCGCACAGCACCCCAAAACCGGGTGATCTTCTTTGGGATGAACTCAGGCGACGCCGATCTGAAAAATGACAACGTCGAGGGTGCCAATCCGCTGGCCGATGTGCGTGTGCGCGAAGCGATGAGCCTTGCCATCAACCGTGATGCGATCAAACAGGTCGTGATGCGCGGCCAATCGGCGCCGGCTGGCATGATCGCACCGCCCTTCGTGAACGGTTGGGACGCAGAGATGGATGCCTCTTCGGTCACCGATCTGGATAGGGCGAAAACCCTGATGGCGGATTCCGGATATGGCGATGGTTTCTCCATCCAGCTTGATTGCCCGAATGACCGCTACATCAACGACGAGGCGATTTGTCAGGCGTCGGTCGGCATGTTGGCGCAGATCGGGATCACGGTGAACCTTGATGCCAAGCCCAAGGCGCAGCATTTCCCGCTGCTCAGCAATCTGGAAACAGATTTCTACATGCTGGGTTGGGGTGTGCCGACGTATGATTCCGAATACGTGTTTAACTTCCTTGTGCACGGTCGTGACGATAAATACGGCTCCTGGAATGCGACGCGATATACCAACGATGATCTGAACGCCAAAATACAGAGCCTTGCCTCCAACACCGATCTGGACGCGCGGGATTCAGACATTGCGGAAATTTGGCAGGTTGTTCAGGATGAAAAGATCTACATCCCAATCCACCATCAGGTCCTGAATTGGGGCATGAAATCCGGCGTGGATACGGTTGTTGAGGCCGAAGATTCGCCAAAGATCAAATATTTTAAGATGAACTAA
- a CDS encoding cupin domain-containing protein, with amino-acid sequence MTSASQTVLNRQSAPHYTWGEVCEGWRLMGTLGLSVIEERMPPNAEEVRHFHQEAHQLFYVIEGELSMEVEGEMHRLTPNDALPVLPQQAHQARNDSQSDVRFLVISAPGADGDRVPT; translated from the coding sequence ATGACCTCCGCTTCACAGACTGTGCTCAACCGGCAGAGCGCGCCCCATTACACTTGGGGCGAGGTCTGTGAGGGGTGGCGTCTGATGGGCACGCTAGGCCTTTCGGTCATCGAGGAAAGGATGCCCCCCAATGCGGAAGAGGTAAGACATTTTCATCAAGAAGCGCACCAGTTATTCTATGTAATCGAAGGGGAATTGAGCATGGAGGTCGAAGGAGAAATGCACCGGCTGACGCCAAATGACGCGCTGCCGGTCTTGCCTCAGCAAGCGCATCAAGCCCGAAACGACAGCCAAAGCGACGTCCGGTTCCTCGTGATTTCTGCCCCCGGAGCAGATGGCGACAGAGTACCCACATGA